Genomic segment of Bacteroidota bacterium:
CCTAACTCCATGATTGCATCCAAGGCAGGAATCAAAGATTCGGCTCCTTCTAATGAAAAGCGTTTTTGACCAGGAAATCGTTTGTGTACAAATTTTTCGAAAAATACTGCTCTACCAAGTTTCCTTAATATATAATGTTTGTCTTCAAGAGTGAATGGATAAGTGTTTTTACTTGACTCAATTTTGTTTTGAATCCACTTAACAATTTCTGTATTTCTTATGTACTCATATTCAGATCCAACTGATCTGCAATAGGTTTCTTTCAGATGAGAAACAATATCTTTTAAACTGCTTCTTCCAATGCCTAATTCTGTTCCTGCTTGAAAAAGTTTATCTTGATCTGCGGCAGTTAATCCATAATTTTCGATATCGAGGGTGGGAGCGTAGGATCGACGTTTACGTACAGGATTGGTTTCCGTGAAGAGATGTCCACGCTGGCGATAGTCATTTATTAAATTGATGACTTTGAACTCGTCGGGATAAACGCGAACATCACTATCGGATTGCGAATAATTGGTTCTCGAAAACTCATATCCATCAAAAAAGAGTTTCCAACTTTGATCAACAGAATCTGGATCTTTTAAAAACTTCTGATAAAGATCCTCAACCATTTCA
This window contains:
- a CDS encoding 2-oxoglutarate dehydrogenase E1 component, which translates into the protein MDSFSYLNTIDPEMVEDLYQKFLKDPDSVDQSWKLFFDGYEFSRTNYSQSDSDVRVYPDEFKVINLINDYRQRGHLFTETNPVRKRRSYAPTLDIENYGLTAADQDKLFQAGTELGIGRSSLKDIVSHLKETYCRSVGSEYEYIRNTEIVKWIQNKIESSKNTYPFTLEDKHYILRKLGRAVFFEKFVHKRFPGQKRFSLEGAESLIPALDAIMELG